The genomic DNA AGTTTAAACCACCAACTAGCACAAGCTACCACATTACCCAACCTTCAGTTTTCCATCTCAGTACACTCTATGCACATCTTGGTACCTACGGATCTACTAGTAACCATTggactcctatagcacattccCATCCTTACACTCATAATTTACAGCCACATATTTGCATTGCAGCCCCCTAATAATCATACTAACTAGAACTCCCCTCATCACCCCTGGCGATCGATGTAGCTTCATCTACCAGGTACGCTAAATCCTCATTGCTAGTTATGCTAGAACTGGGTCCAACGGGTCCCTCTAGTGGCTATGACGGTACCCTCACGGCGGCTCGGATTGACTGAGTGTCCGGTAGTGCTCCAATCTTGGGCACGTCCGGTATCGGCCCCTGGGAAAACTCCCAAATGGCAGCTTGTTACCTCACAGCTTCggcaaaaatatcataatgggAACGAAGCCTCACATCATTCATAATTACAACAGTCAGCCACCTCCATATGTCCTTCATGTGCTCACGGGCAAACAGGACTTGTCTCTCCGacaatcccaaaaaaaaaatctcgtGAATCGACTCTTGAAACAACTCGTCAAGCCGATACATATAATTCACGATGTGCTCCTCTTCGTCTTGCCCGCCTCCCCATCCTGAAGCAAACTCCTACTCCCACAGTCACCATAAATGCTCCAATACCGGGAGGTCTTTCGGATTGGGAATAGGTACACTGAGATCTAGGCCTCCAGGTTCCattgggaatactcaaaatcCACATATATCACCAAACATCAGGCAGCTATATTAAGGCGAAACCACCATCTTACCCAAACACCTAGGGGTAGGCACAAGTCCTAAATAAACCTTATTCATACCTCTTCACGGTCCCTTCCTAACGTGCATTTATCACCCTTGCACgaatataaattgggacacGATCTCTTACACGAATCAGCAAAACACAACTGGGACACAGCCTAACCCTATTCGATTCACCTAGACATCcttaactctacccgacaaccttggtgtacaggaactcgtccccaaaaactgactcaaactacgctctgataccaacattgtaagcaccccctcccggatatccccaaccacccggactacccgaacgggagcgcctacgggaggagaaaagtaataaacacagagacaaggaccaccctggcatgcatactcaaatatgagagcaacggaagcgaagcaaaacacatgcatgcactatgggtaccccgctaacacagcggtcacaagataaataaataaacacaaactcctgtgccgacatacacaagactcgagaaaagacctggcacagtacgaaatagtagagtaaatcctactcagacatcagagttgacagggattgacgagactgcctgtacaccacaccgactctgccgttaaagctgactcccttgctatggcccacgctaccactacctggaatgatggaaagcaaggtgagtcgagagactcagcaagcataaggaagaaaaggctgaaggctacataaaaccagaaatctcaccccagaataaacccccaggtacacacaagccatgagacgctacaacacaacagctcaataacataacaaaataaaagcacataccggtcattggggcccacataagacacttggcacccaagtcccataccaacctgccgcggccctgaaaggcaacaaatatctgcaacaaacctgcgcacgttgtcccaggccggtactcccgtcacctgtatccgtcggtactcccgacaaccgagccataggctccctcggaacggtactcccgtccgagaactaaaactaccagtatccatgcaatgcacatagaaatgcaatagcgtagtgagcatcaacgtgatacaaggcgcccatacatccaggcatcaggccatgctccgcccacatagtaaaccacacgccatgcatatgctcgcggtggatgcaacctaaccaaactagaatgtccgtgtccaagcatactcagtaaatgaatatcccaacatgcatcccgtacccatatgcatatcaaatcatgaatagtaatacaaggtatctaatcatgcagtaaatcacataccggcagagctagtcagcagtgcccggcaccggtcaacggccagtgactaggggtgtccacccgacgatccacatcagggccgtaccatagtctaccccaacgtcaccaacaaccgacccctgccttactgctcgatagctctaaccaaatcataagtaaatccgagaaaaaccgtaaataaaacccacacgactaggaacctagttccccaactgggttcagcatcattccgaaaggaatggaggcggtacaaacccccgtatgctcacaacgaataaattATAGAAggctcagatttaatttaaattaaaacaaatgaataatagttcaaccaataaggcaaggtgccgaattaaagtaagggaggtgataaaatacagaaaatcacggggtctttcatgggaattaaagatcaggaagagagggttaagagcttgcctttacacagccgtttcttgcatttcttgcactcccgttgcgaagtaaaacatttaatagcgattaataaaaccctggctcgcatttaattaaatctaaccgtgtaatataaataatttaaccgcctaaaatcccacgtaggcacaccgtaaataaaaccccgacaagtcttatatttgatttaaattatattatatcaataacatcttcaatatatatatacttaattaattaatatataataaaattaacttaacgCATCCTAATATACAAACAGTGGcataaatttcttttcttttcttttattctaacTTCATTGCCCATCACACACAGTGGCCTTCACGCCATACACTGtgtttacacacacacacatatatatatatatatataattaatacgcgatatCGAAATGAGTTAAGGAAATGTGAGGGgtttataaaatagaaagaaatcatAAGGATAGATGAGAGTTTGCCTGTATCTAGCTGTTTACAGCGttttcatgcttaaacatcaccaaattaaAACACGCTGTAAATAGATTAaacttccaaaattaataaaattaagtccaaaataaaattttaaccgtagagaatgtttaatacatatttatttacgtacctggctaattaaatcgcGATCAACCAcattaaatcttgaaattttccccaaaatttcccTCTTTTCTTCATTGTGCGTCTGttccttcttctcccatttttccttcGATTCTGCTGGCTCGGAGACGCCCGAAACGGGCTTAAAAATGGCCCAAAACAAGTGGCCAGAAGGCAGCCACGTGGCAGCCTGTGGGCTGCGCTGGGAAGCCACCGCCTCAGggacgaaacgacgtcgtttcggtccCTTATTGGCTGAtttaaatcagcccattttcctCCCCtcgctcgaacccgcgacctgcTGCTCCCTCGTGCGCCCGCGCGACCGCGCGATCTAGCTGCATTcttcaaacatatatacacactaaATTAACTTTAAGGTAATCCCACAACAGTTCcagaaattacatttaaacctcCATACTTTCATAAGTTCTCACAAACACCCCCcacattcaatttaattaattaaataaatttaatttagataaatttaatttacacttatattatttttgggatattacattcatTGTTTAGtttattcttttgattttttatatattttcagttaaatttattttaatttgatttaattaatagtgtTACGAACAAAAAGGGTTATTGtgccaaaaaaaaatgtaaattacaaGACTCGTGGACGCATTTTCAACCCACAAGGGGTGCCTTAGTCAATGACTCAAACAACAAGCTTTTGGGGTGCAATTTACCctttattttattgatatttgCATTGATTTGATATTACCTTATCTAGGTCGTGTAAATAGGACCTACTAGAGATCTTCATTGTGCACAATTAAACACAACACTTATTGAAAATAGGAATATAGATGGTGAtcttggaaaaaataaaaagatccATGTTAGATAAAGAATCACATCACCAAAGTTACACTAAAACTTAATTCCTCCTAAACTCATAGTTTGACCTAAACCAATTAAAACTTCTCATATAGCCACCAAGCATCTCAGACTACGCCAAGCTTATCATTGGATCATACAATGATTAGTAGGATAAAATATCCTAATCCAAGTAGAAGAAAACACTAAAATATTCTCTCCAATAACATAAAACGCTATCCACAAGCATAATCCGAGCAAAAGAAGGTCTCGAAGGACTTAATAGTTAAACCTTTCTCTAGAAGCAATTCTATCAATAAACCCTCAATGTTAGGCAATTTTAAGAATTTAGGGAATAGATCAATTCGAATCTAGCATAGAGAATCATAAGATAGTCATTTCAAGTCTCATGGATGCCAAGTATCCCAATCTCTATTACTTTAGGACGAGACAACTCACACTTGTTCAACAATTGTAGTTCAATTCAATTCCAAACTCATGAAATTAGGAAGAATTAATAAATTCTCTATTATATTATTAGGATTCACTCATTcttaatattgtaatttttgtaaaacaACTAAACTCAAAAAGTATAAAAAGACCAAGAGGAGTTAGTCAATGGTACAATATTTAACACTATTCTCTTAAGTCTCCAActtctctctcaaattccttGTTGGCTTAAGCATCGAGGTGACATTATCCTGGTTGAGCCCTGAAATAatcattcttattttgtttgtatAAACACCCAAGTTCAGATTAACCTGCCATGTGGTCCACATCTCACTTAAatcttataaatttaattagtaattgaCATCTTTgtcatcaataaaaaatttaacatggtTGGACAATTACATATATTCACCAAATCGTAATAATGAGATAATTTACTAATTATAgttttgaacaaaaaaaaattacaaaactctcaaatagtttttgtttttgtaaggAGACTACTACAAATTGTCaaagtagtttttaattgaaaaaaactaTACAAAGCCTCAATAACCCAATTTTGGACAGACAAACTATACAAATTGTCAAAGTAGTGAAACACTTATTAATAATTTCAAGggtaaaatcaaataattttgatataataattttttttttttaaaaatgttttaaaacttCGAATCATATTTCAAGAGAAACAACTAATTCTAGTTGTTTTTACAAATCAATATGGTCAAATAAaccatacaaaaattatttttttcaagagAGTTAAAATTCATCAAGAATTGTTGTTTGGTCGACTAAACTGTATGATGTAATCGACCAAAACCAATCAATAAATTCTATAAccatgctaaaaaaaaaaaaaattgtgcatTATTGACCAAAGTCATCTATGTAGTCTGCCAAATTTGGGCAGTACGCTTTTGAGTCTTGCCCCTTTTAGTTTAGTTGACTAATCCACATGTATGGTCAACTAAAAGACTCCAATAactagtataaatttatttttataatttttgttatattataagTGTTGaacaatataatatttgtttgacaccaacaaattaagaaaaacaGAGGGAAGGGAGCATGGCCCcattgaggggggggggggggtaacaCACGTCCTGCTCACCCGCGTGACGTGGCCAACATATCATTTCTCTTTATGTTTAAATGTTTAGTCGACCAAATGACATAAAATTTGAAGATGGATAGTATGTTTTTTAAGGTTTTAAcacttcaatttaattaatttgaatatagTTTAGATAAGACTTGGTCGATCAAATTACTCTAATCTAGTTTAGATAAGTTTTCAGAACCCACTTGGTTGACCAAAGTTAAAGGTTAGTTAACCAATGTTTTCTAAAATTGAGTTCTATTATTTTAAGAAGGTAGTTTAATTAGTCAACCtataatatcttaaaattttgagaGGATAATAATAGATAATCTTGAGCGTTAGAAATGATTTATTGAGAATTCGTGGTTTAAGGAATATATTTAaagatattaaattaattatatttatgaattaaaagaaattgggaaCTTGCAtccaatattatattaaaaataaattcaaatagaaaattagtaATATGGAGATGAAGAAGCTGCTCACACGTAATGTATACGCAtataactaatatatatatatacatatataagttatggtagtaaaaaatatattatataataggagaaaataattttatttaatattattttaatatgctTTAAAAATTGGGAGTATGAGCGTGGGATGCAACGCGGACTTCAAccataatttaattcccttTAAATTTCACTTGCTTTGCAACTAAGTAAATAGGCTATTATTAGCCTTGGGGAATGAAATCCGCGGCTGGTGGACAAAATTAattgtgaattataaaaattaaattaaacaaattaaaaggaATTTACCTGTAAAAGGGGTGTGGCCGTGAGTCTGGAAGGAAATTGAAGGAAGTTACTGCTAGAAGGCTAAAGGCAATCGGGAGACTCAATTAAGAAGGCTAGCATTGGAggcaaaagaaattgaagaatatTTCACTTCACAGCGGGAGTGCGAAAAGGACAACAATCGTGCAAATAGAGACAAGCTCCTAATACTCTTCTCGCGCTATTTATTTCCCGTAaaagtctttgaggtttcttgtactctaaaccctccctcatcGTGATTCGATTCTacgtataaataataataattcgcGTAGTAAtcattttatgacttttattttattaatgagtttattgttaatgagataagctaagtaaggatgtcatggcgtcttttatttcgaccgtcacggagcttcgtattgCTCcgttttccttgggaatgatgtcgaacccgttgagattaggttcttagagaaattagTTATGGTCAGAATTAGGAGAATGTGTTAaaagagtctattatgtatgtgGAGATAGTTTTCTGTgaatgaagaagaatgagaatggtatcatgATGTCATGTGGTTATGTACGTGAAGAGTTTTGGagaaatgttaaatttataagCTAATAAGTTAAtggtgtcagtaagtgtgtctaagggtatgggtacaaagccactgtctgttgaccgtgggtcgtggcagttgatggctggatgtatgggcgccagtcatcggttgttacgataagcgctagacggccagaagagctgatACTCCAAATTCCCGCATTGGTTTGtacatttcatgatgtgtgtgccaCAAGGGGccgggttgcattcacgtggggacatgctttgtgtgtgatgggatgtatgagcatttgcacgACCcgattggtctaagagccaatttgggtaccctaggtgagcatatgcatttagagcatgctgcatgtgtgtattcctatgtgaggcgtagcagggcctgatgcttggtttatgggggccttgacatcacgtttatACTACAACGGCCATTACATTTCTTACGTGTTACATtgcatgattttattattactgttattctggacgggagtactgtgccaggtgtcgggagtactgactcgataagaccttggggtgagacccatggcgacataaagaccttggggtgagacccacggcaacagtaagaccttggggtgagatcCACGGCAACAGATTATGATATGAGCGACAGGAATGAGCATGTAAGGAAAATGGAatggtagcctataaaaggctaccAACAGGTATGTATGCGGGACtcgggtgccaatgtgtgacttatgtgggcccctggttccttatgtgcagttaactttatgttatgcatgtagaagtaaggtgcgtatagctcatgacatggcgtgattgcGTTGGCATAagttgcatggggtgtcatgggaagagtcctatcctaaacctgtaacctttctttctagagcttgctgagtctcgcgactcatgttgttttccatcattccaagtaagagaAACGCCTGTAATAACAGGTATGTTcagcggggtttgggtccaggccgtcaagtcatggtagcaagtacagagctctcccgaaactagatcctgggtgtcgtaCTTCTGTTAAGGTTATTGTTAATGCTTACATTAGATGAAAGTAATGATTTATGTTTGTGAGATGGAggcatgttatgtaagcccaggtgggcccaagtaatgaaaggtttgtaaagatgtttatgagattttattaagaattatgtgtgtgttgtaggtgcgtcattgttcgatatgattttaataatgaccctctcacggatcatCTTTGTGCACGAAGAAACTCcaggaggcgggccgttacagtttggtatcagagcgagttAAGTTTAAGGGAGGTGACTCTGCACACATAGGATGGTCGGGTAAAGCCAGGCTTCATGTCATGGGTTTTCGTGAGGTTATAGTGATAGGATTTAAGACTAGGGCTGAGGGTTGTCTTGGTATTGAATTCTTGTGAATGTGGGATGTGCAGGAAAGATGAGTGCCCGAAGAGGAAGGCCACCAATCCGCAGGTAAGGTCAAGGACGAGTCGTACCCGCACTAGAGACTCCGGGGGAGCCTAACGGAGATTGGCGCCAGGAGATGGCAGAGGTGCGTGGTACCTTAGCAGGAATGATGAGAACGATGGAAAGGCTTGCAACAAATCAAGCTAGGCAGGAACTGGCGGGTCGAGAGACTGAGGGAAACCCTATTGGCAGCAATGAGGAACAAACCCCAACTTCCGAGGCTCAGAGAAGTGGGGGCAATGATAATGCAAATGGCCAGTTACTTAAGAACTTTATGGCAAGCCACCCTCCAGAGTTTTGTGGTGGCGTTGATGCGATTGTGGTTGAAAACTGGATGATGGCCATGGAAAAACACCTTCAGGCGATTGGATGTGCGGATGTGCAGAAGGTACGATTAGCTACATTCCTCTTGAGAGGAGATGCTGAACGCTGGTGGGAAACGGCTCGCCAACGATTTGGAAATCGAGAACCCTTGTGGTCGGAATTTCAGACAGCTTTTAATGAGCGTTTCTTTCCCGATTGGGTACGGGAACAGAACACGTACGAGTTCATTGAACTCGAGCAGGGAGGTAGAACAGTAGCACAGTATGAGGCCGAGTTTACCTCTTTAGCTCGGTTCGCACCTGGCTTAGTGTCCTCAGAAGACATGAAAATAGCAAAATTTCAAAGAGGACTTCGAGCAGAAATTCGATATGCTCTGGCGAGAGCAAGGATCCCTGACTTTTCAGCTGTGGTGCAACGGGCATATGCCATAGAAAAGGACCAAAATGAATCTAAGTGCGGACAAGCGTCCCGAAAAGGAACAGAGCTTGCTAAGGGGCCCAGTGGAagtaagaaaaggaaaaatgagatgCGGGCAAATGGCAGCGTGGCAAGTCCTCCAGTATGTAACACTTGTGGAAAGAGGCATGGAGGAACCTGTCGTTTTAGTAATAGTGAATGCTACTTGTGTGGACAAGTAGGGCATCGGCAGTGGGTTTGCCCTTAACATCGGGAGCCGATGAACCAGGTAAGAGATGCGGGTATAACATGTTTTCAGTGTGGACAGAAAGGGCATCGAGCAAGCCACTGCCCGCAGGCCTCGGCTGGTAGGCAAGGACCCCGATTCGATCAGAGACCTCTACTACCTGGATGGCAAGGAGGAGCCGCTCGACAACCAATGGCATCGCCAGCACCGCAACAGGCAACATATGACAAGCTCCGTGGTTGGGGACGAGCATTCGCTCTCACAGCAACCGACGGCGAAAAgggaaatgagaaagaaatcgTGTAAGATGATGAATGGGCATATATGATATGTAAAACCCTCCCTAACTTAGTTAGTTTTGACGTTGCCTGTTGTGCACATATACGGAAATATATCGGGCACTATATATGTAAAATAGGTAAATATGAATGAAATGAGAGTTTGCTTTGTGATAAGTTTGGTAGTTGACTTGATAAACGTGACATGAGACGAGTCCAACAGGGACAAAACCTAGGAAGTAACCCTGTGACGCAAGACGCCCGGTGAgatactggaaaatgatgatatagaATGTTCCAGGAGTGATACTGAGTAATCTCATTAGAGTTTCGAACGTGTCTTGAGGTAATGGATTGaacgcgaatttcgaggacgaaattcaattaagggggagaattgtaatatcttAGAATTTTGAGAGGATAATAATAGATAATCTTGAGTGTTAGAAATGATTTATTGAGAATTCGTGgtttaagaaatatatttaagggtattaaattaattatatttatgaattaaaagaaattgggaaCTTGCAtccaatattatattaaaaataaattcaaatagaaaattagtaATATGGAGATGAAGAAGCTGCTCACACGTAATGTATGcgcatataattaatatatatatatacatatataacttatggtagtaaaaatatatattatataataggagaaaataattttatttaatattattttaatatgctTTAAAAATTGGGAGTATGAGCGTGGG from Diospyros lotus cultivar Yz01 chromosome 4, ASM1463336v1, whole genome shotgun sequence includes the following:
- the LOC127799691 gene encoding uncharacterized protein LOC127799691 — encoded protein: MAEVRGTLAGMMRTMERLATNQARQELAGRETEGNPIGSNEEQTPTSEAQRSGGNDNANGQLLKNFMASHPPEFCGGVDAIVVENWMMAMEKHLQAIGCADVQKVRLATFLLRGDAERWWETARQRFGNREPLWSEFQTAFNERFFPDWVREQNTYEFIELEQGGRTVAQYEAEFTSLARFAPGLVSSEDMKIAKFQRGLRAEIRYALARARIPDFSAVVQRAYAIEKDQNESKCGQASRKGTELAKGPSGSKKRKNEMRANGSVASPPVCNTCGKSVDRKGIEQATARRPRLVGKDPDSIRDLYYLDGKEEPLDNQWHRQHRNRQHMTSSVVGDEHSLSQQPTAKREMRKKSCKMMNGHI